The following proteins are co-located in the Vicugna pacos chromosome 3, VicPac4, whole genome shotgun sequence genome:
- the MIER3 gene encoding mesoderm induction early response protein 3 isoform X2 translates to MLVHDYDDERTLEEEEMMDEGKNFSSEIEDLEKEGNMPLEDLLAFYGYEPTISAVANSSANSSPSELADELPDMTLDKEEIAKDLLSGDDEETQSSADDLTPSVTSHETSDFFPRPLRSNTTCDGDKESEVEDVETDSGNSPEDLRKEIMIGLQYQAEIPPYLGEYAGNEKVYENEDQLLWRPGVVLESKVKEYLVETSLRTGSEKIMDRISAGTHTRDNEQALYELLKCNHNIKEAIERYCCNGKASQEGMTAWTEEECRSFEHALMLFGKDFHLIQKNKVRTRTVAECVAFYYMWKKSERYDYFAQQTRFGKKRYNHHPGVTDYMDRLVDETEALGGTVNSSALTANRPEPIPDQQLNILNSFTASDLTALTNSVATVCSPTDVNCLDDSFPPLGNTPRGQVNHVPVVTEELLTLPSNGESDCFNLFETGFYHSELNPMNMCSEESERPAKRLKMGIAVPESFMNEVSVNNLGVDFENHTHHITSAKMAVSVADFGSLSANETNGFISAHALHQHAALHSE, encoded by the exons GAAGGAAACATGCCTTTAGAAGATTTATTGGCATTCTATGGCTATGAACCTACAATTTCAGCAGTTGCAAATTCCAGTGCAAATAGCTCCCCAAGTGAACTTGCAGATGAACTACCAGATATGACACTAGACAAA GAGGAAATAGCAAAAGACCTATTGTCAGGTGATGACGAGGAAACTCAGTCTTCTGCAGATGATCTGACACCATCTGTGACTTCCCATGAAACTTCCGATTTCTTCCCTAGACCTTTACGAT cAAATACTACATGTGATGGGGATAAAGAATCAGAGGTTGAAGATGTTGAAACAGACAGTGGTAACTCACCTGAAGATCTGAGGAAG GAAATAATGATTGGTTTACAGTACCAGGCAGAGATTCCGCCTTATCTCGGAGAGTATGCTGGTAATGAGAAAG TGTATGAAAATGAAGACCAGTTACTTTGGCGTCCTGGTGTGGTTTTGGAGAGCAAAGTTAAGGAGTACCTTGTTGAGACCTCATTAAGAACTGGAAGTGAGAAAATAATGGATAGGATTTCTGCAGGAACACACACAAGGGACAATGAACAG GCATTATATGAACTTCTCAAGTGCAACCATAATATAAAGGAAGCAATTGAAAGGTACTGCTGCAATGGAAAGGCATCTCAAG aaGGAATGACTGCATGGACAGAAGAAGAATGCCGGAGCTTTGAACATGCGCTGATGCTTTTTGGAAAAGATTTTCATCTTATACAGAAGAATAAG gtGAGAACTAGAACAGTTGCCGAATGTGTAGCATTCTACTATATGTGGAAGAAATCTGAACGTTATGATTACTTTGCCCAACAGACAAGATTTGGAAAGAAGCGATATAACCATCACCCTGGAGTTAC GGACTATATGGATCGTTTGGTAGATGAAACAGAAGCTCTGGGTGGGACAGTAAATTCTTCAGCCTTAACTGCTAACCGACCTGAGCCTATTCCTGATCAACAGCTGAACATTCTCAACTCTTTCACTGCCAGTGACTTGACAG ctTTGACCAACAGTGTAGCGACCGTCTGCAGTCCAACGGATGTGAATTGTTTGGATGATAGCTTTCCTCCACTGGGAAACACACCCCGTGGACAAGTAAATCATGTGCCTGTTGTAACGGAGGAGTTACTCACCCTGCCCAGCAATGGGGAAAgtgattgttttaatttatttgagaCTGGATTTTACCACTCAGAGCTAAACCCCATGAACATGTGCAGTGAAGAATCAGAAAGACCGGCAAAGAGATTGAAAATGGGCATTGCTGTTCCTGAATCCTTCATGAATGAGGTTTCTGTAAATAATTTGGGTGTGGACTTTGAAAATCACACACATCATATCACCAGTGCCAAGATGGCCGTGTCTGTGGCTGACTTTGGCAGTCTGTCTGCCAACGAGACCAATGGTTTCATCAGTGCCCACGCCCTGCATCAGCATGCCGCCCTTCATTCTGAGTGA